A part of Cryptococcus neoformans var. grubii H99 chromosome 6, complete sequence genomic DNA contains:
- a CDS encoding monosaccharide transporter: MGKITVAPSREEVPSLSALGIEAHPDALTLAYDDKALASSYGGNGLKDLVASRMVLLAASAACIGGLLFGFDQGILSICLTMPQFQRQFPETNADANSSASLNKGVMTALLELGAFLGAFMSGYFSDRYSRKGSLAFGMVWFIIGSVLQSASYSFAQLVVGRFIGGIGIGVLSSTAPTYISEIAPPNIRGALLVLEQFSIVLGVVVMYYITYGSRNLSGDGSFRLPFALQMFPCIILGGFLYQLPYSPRWLALRGRDKECLESLCRLRELPDTDPRVQAEWINIRAEAIRNREVLVKAHPGMTDQSTKSELKLELASWADMFRSGVIRQTMIGILLMFFQQFVGINALVYYAPTLFEQLGLDYELQLTLAGALNIAQLVAVVVAFFLLDKVGRKVFLIVGALGLTVSHVVVAAMIGTYSDDWPAHKGPAWVGVGFIFGVMIFYGIGWGPVPWAMPAEIHASSRRAKGVAITTCSNWLNNFIIGLITPPLVSGTKGYGAFIFFAIWSILAGVWAFVFVPETKGRTLEQMDAVFKSRTAIEDAQARDDILQIICKEALNSTNNPAQVPKMEVEMVENVEEKSGTPSTISKV, translated from the exons ATGGGTAAAATTACTGTCGCCCCAAGCAGGGAGGAAGTTCCCAGCCTCTCTGCTTTGGGTATCGAGGCACACCCAGACGCTCTAACTCTTGCATACGATGACAAGGCCCTGGCCAGCTCTTATGGTGGTAATG GTCTCAAGGATCTTGTCGCCAGCAGAATGGTTTTACTGGCCGCCAGCGCTGCGTGCATTGGCGGACTCTTATTCGGATTCGATCAGGGTATCCTGTCCATCTGTTTGACCATGCCCCAGTTCCAAAGGCAGTTTCCCGAGACAAATGCAGACGCAAACTCAAGTGCCAGTCTCAACAAAGG TGTCATGACAGCTTTACTTGAACTGGGTGCTTTTTTGGGGGCCTTCATGTCAGGATATTTTTCGGACAGGTATTCGCGAAAGGGATCCCTAG CTTTTGGTATGGTCTGGTTCATTATCGGATC TGTGCTTCAAAGCGCTTCCTATTCATTTGCTCAGCTCGTTGTTGGGCGTTTCATCGGAGGTATCGGTATTGGAGTCCTTTCTTCAACTGCTCCAACCTATATTAGCGAAATCGCTCCCCCCAACATCCGAGGTGCgctccttgtccttgaaCAGTTTTCCATCGTCCTTGGCGTTGTGGTTATGTATTACATT ACGTATGGATCTCGAAACCTATCAGGGGATGGTTCTTTCCGACTGCCTTTTGCTCTTCAAATGTTCCCTT GTATCATCCTCGGAGGCTTCTTGTACCAACTTCCTTACTCCCCTAGATGGCTGGCTCTTCGTGGCCGGGATAAAGAATGCCTGGAAAGCTTGTGTCGACTCCGAGAGCTGCCCGATACAGACCCTAGGGTTCAAGCCGAATGGATCAACATCAGAGCAGAAGCCATTCGCAACCGTGAAGTGCTTGTCAAGGCCCATCCGGGCATGACCGATCAGTCGACTAAATCGGAACTCAAGCTTGAGCTCGCGAGTTGGGCCGACATGTTCAGATCCGGAGTTATACGACAGACAATGATTGGTATTCTACTCATGTTCTTCCAGCAGTTTGTAGGCATCAATGCT CTTGTTTACTACGCTCCCACATTGTTCGAACAGTTAGGCCTTGACTACGAGCTTCAACTTACCCTTGCTGGTGCCTTGAATATAGCACAGCTTGTCGCTGTCGTCgttgcctttttccttcttgacaaAGTTGGTCGCAAGGTTTTCCTTATCGTCGGTGCCCTCGGTCTTACAGTTTCTCATGTGGTCGTAGCCGCCATGATTG GAACCTATTCAGACGACTGGCCTGCTCACAAGGGCCCGGCTTGGGTGGGTGTTGGATTCATCTTTGGTGTCATGATCTTCTATGGTATTGGTTGGGGTCCTGTCCCTTGGGCCATGC CTGCTGAGATTCACGCCTCCAGTCGCCGTGCCAAAGGTGTTGCCATAACGACCTGCTCCAATTGGTTGAACAATTTTATCATC GGCCTAATCACTCCTCCCCTCGTTTCCGGTACCAAAGGATACGGAGcattcatcttcttcgccattTGGTCTATCTTGGCCGGTGTTTGGGCCTTCGTCTTCGTACCCGAAACCAA GGGCCGTACTCTTGAACAGATGGACGCCGTCTTCAAATCTCGCACAGCAATTGAGGATGCACAGGCAAGAGATGACATCCTGCAGATCATCTGCAAAGAGGCTCTCAACTCGACTAACAATCCTGCACAAGTTCCCAAAATGGAGGTCGAGATGGTGGAAAAcgtggaagaaaagagtggTACCCCAAGTACCATTAGCAAGGTGTAA
- a CDS encoding glycerol dehydrogenase, translating into MSAPTSFKLNNGVEIPAVGLGTWQAPPGQVQAAVAHALQNGYRHLDCALIYQNEAEVGDGIKESGVPRSEIFITSKVWNTHQTNVADGLRQTLEALQTDYLDLYLIHWPVRLVPNESSALLPVNPDGSRSVDRDWDQSETWRQMEEVYASGKVKAIGVANWSIPYLEELKKTWKIVPAVNQVELHPFLPQHKLVKYCHNLGILLEAYSPLGSTNAPLLSDPEINAIAEKYKTSPATICISYQVNRGIAVLPKSVSPKRIEDNLKVISIEKEDMVKLDGMAAAGKAQRINTPKWGWDLGFDDWYGPVKQQ; encoded by the exons ATGAGCGCCCCTACAagcttcaagctcaacaacGGTGTTGAAATTCCGGCCGTCGGTCTCG GTACGTGGCAAGCACCTCCTGGCCAGGTTCAAGCTGCAGTCGCACATGCTCTCCAGAATGGATATCGCCACTTGGACTGCGCCTTGATCTATCAAAATGAGGCTGAAGTTGGGGATGGTATCAAAGAAAGTGGTGTCCCGCGCTCTGAAATATTCATTACTTCCAAAGTGTGGAACACACATCAGACAAACGTTGCGGACGGCTTGAGACAGACTCTTGAGGCTTTACAGACCGACTACCTTGATCTTTAT CTCATTCACTGGCCTGTTCGCCTTGTTCCT AATGAATCCTCCGCCCTTTTGCCTGTCAACCCCGATGGCTCTCGCTCTGTCGACCGAGACTGGGACCAGTCTGAGACTTGGCGCCAGATGGAGGAGGTTTACGCTTCTGGTAAAGTCAAGGCCATCGGCGTTGCCAACTGGTCCATTCCCTATCTCGAggaattgaagaagacatgGAAGATCGTCCCTGCCGTCAACCAAGTTGAGCTtcaccccttcctccctcagCACAAGCTGGTCAAGTACTGTCATAATTTGGGTATTTTATTGGAGGCATATTCACCCTTGGGATCCACTA AcgctcctctcctctctgACCCCGAAATCAACGCCATTGCCGAGAAGTATAAGACGTCTCCCGCCACTATCTGCATTTCCTATCAAGTCAACAGGGGTATTGCTGTTCTTCCCAAATCTGTCTCTCCCAAGCGTATCGAGGACAATCTCAAGGTCATTTCcattgaaaaggaggacATGGTTAAACTGGATGGGATGGCGGCTGCCGGTAAAGCTCAGAGAATTAATACACCCAAGTGGGGCTGGGATCTCGGCTTTGATGATTGGTACGGCCCCGTTAAGCAGCAGTAG